A genomic window from Tautonia rosea includes:
- the rpsI gene encoding 30S ribosomal protein S9: protein MATVNNPYTWGTGRRKTAVARVRIREGTGQYLVNGLPVDEYFNTETERADARAPIHVADLGGRLDVFVNVGGSGKSAQAGAVMLGLGRALSAYRTDLEPQLRDHGFLTRDARMVERKKYGHKKARRSYQFSKR, encoded by the coding sequence ATGGCCACGGTGAATAATCCGTATACCTGGGGCACCGGTCGCCGCAAGACGGCTGTCGCCCGCGTTCGCATCCGAGAAGGCACGGGCCAGTACCTTGTCAATGGCCTGCCCGTCGACGAGTACTTCAACACCGAAACCGAACGGGCCGACGCCCGAGCCCCGATTCATGTCGCCGATCTCGGCGGCCGGCTCGATGTGTTTGTCAACGTTGGCGGCAGCGGCAAGAGTGCCCAGGCCGGTGCGGTGATGCTCGGACTCGGTCGCGCCCTCTCCGCCTACCGAACCGACCTTGAGCCGCAACTGCGCGACCACGGCTTCCTCACTCGAGACGCCCGAATGGTCGAACGCAAGAAGTACGGCCACAAAAAGGCCCGCCGCAGCTACCAGTTCTCTAAGCGTTGA
- the alaS gene encoding alanine--tRNA ligase, whose product MTTDDLREAYLDFFVSKGCERRSSDVLVPRDDPTVLFTPAGMNQFKREFMGLGDPNFKRATTCQKCIRTGDIENVGKTGRHMTFFEMLGNFSFGDYFKKEAIHWAWEFLTKNLSIPKDRLTITVYLDDDEAYDIWHKEVKVPANRITRMGEDDNFWPAGAPTHGPNGVCGPCSEIFYHYDDGREVEIWNLVFTQFNRVGPNQLEPLPSKNIDTGMGLERAASCLQGVQTNFETDIFAPLVAAVAEVLGQSYDAESLDGIRIRRAADHARALTFTIFENVQPGPNQQGYVVRRLLRRAVLDAYLMGRREPYLFEIIPLVAEVMKRPYPELTESVRRIQTVVREEEEQFLRNIDTGLKLYNDTVRKTKAAGSDVISGAAAFRLHSTYGFPIEMTESLAAEQDLAVDMPEFERERQKHAETSGQDSAAAVFATGPLDALKQEYHAGSAFLGYETTEADATVIGIVAQGRLVDRETAGSGDPVALVLDHSPFYGESGGQIGDVGIIEGDGFRFHVEDTQRDRGFILHIGRVDDGTVSVNQHVRARVDAPRREAIRRAHSATHVLHHALHEHLGKHAQQAGSKVEPDRLRFDFANPEGVGRDRLRAIEETVNDRILRGEAIQWRTMPLEEAKQLGAMALFGEKYPDVVRVVEMGEFSRELCGGTHLDSVGQIGLFKIVGEESVAAGTRRVVALTGKAALDYVRQEEDALAAVASTLKVPVQQAADRVSALLEEIKTLKKQASQRRETPKVSADALLEHVQEIGGAKVIAASVEGVAPDELRQLIDVARRKVETGLGALLITASEGKVILAAGLTPDLVERGLHAGNWLKQVAPVVGGGGGGRPDFAQAGGKNPQAIPQAIEKALQVVREALGG is encoded by the coding sequence ATGACCACCGACGACCTCCGCGAAGCTTATCTCGACTTTTTCGTATCCAAGGGGTGCGAGCGCCGATCGAGCGATGTGCTCGTTCCGCGAGACGACCCGACCGTCTTGTTCACCCCAGCCGGGATGAATCAGTTCAAGCGGGAGTTCATGGGCCTGGGCGACCCAAACTTCAAGCGTGCGACGACCTGCCAGAAGTGTATCCGAACGGGAGACATTGAGAACGTCGGCAAGACCGGCCGTCACATGACGTTCTTCGAGATGCTCGGGAACTTCTCGTTCGGCGATTATTTCAAGAAAGAGGCAATCCACTGGGCCTGGGAGTTCCTGACCAAGAACCTCTCGATTCCGAAGGATCGGCTCACGATTACCGTTTACCTTGACGATGACGAGGCGTACGACATCTGGCACAAGGAGGTGAAAGTCCCCGCCAACCGGATCACCCGAATGGGGGAGGATGACAACTTCTGGCCCGCCGGTGCCCCGACCCACGGCCCGAACGGCGTGTGCGGCCCCTGCTCTGAGATCTTCTATCACTACGATGACGGCAGAGAGGTTGAGATCTGGAACCTCGTGTTCACGCAGTTCAACCGCGTCGGGCCGAACCAGCTGGAACCGTTGCCGAGCAAGAATATTGATACAGGCATGGGGCTGGAACGGGCTGCCTCGTGCTTGCAAGGGGTGCAGACGAACTTCGAGACGGATATCTTCGCGCCGCTCGTGGCCGCGGTGGCCGAGGTGCTCGGGCAGTCGTATGATGCCGAATCGCTCGACGGAATCCGTATCCGGCGTGCGGCGGATCATGCTCGCGCCCTTACGTTCACGATTTTTGAGAACGTTCAGCCGGGACCGAATCAGCAGGGCTATGTGGTCCGTCGGTTGCTCCGACGAGCAGTGCTCGACGCCTACCTGATGGGGCGTCGGGAGCCGTACCTGTTCGAGATCATTCCGCTCGTCGCTGAGGTGATGAAGCGCCCCTATCCCGAGCTCACCGAGAGCGTCCGCCGAATTCAGACCGTCGTCCGGGAGGAGGAGGAGCAGTTTCTCCGAAATATCGACACTGGCTTGAAACTGTATAACGACACGGTTCGCAAGACCAAGGCGGCAGGGTCGGACGTGATCTCCGGCGCGGCGGCGTTCCGTCTGCACTCGACGTACGGATTTCCGATTGAGATGACCGAGAGCCTGGCTGCCGAGCAAGACCTGGCTGTCGACATGCCGGAGTTCGAGCGAGAGCGTCAGAAGCACGCTGAGACCTCCGGTCAGGATTCTGCCGCGGCCGTCTTTGCGACCGGCCCGCTCGATGCGCTGAAGCAGGAGTATCACGCCGGCAGCGCGTTTCTTGGCTATGAGACGACCGAGGCCGACGCGACCGTCATCGGCATCGTCGCTCAGGGACGCCTGGTCGATCGGGAAACCGCGGGCAGCGGCGATCCGGTGGCTTTGGTGCTCGATCACTCGCCCTTTTACGGCGAGTCGGGTGGGCAGATTGGTGACGTGGGGATCATCGAGGGTGACGGGTTCCGCTTCCATGTCGAGGACACCCAGCGCGATCGGGGATTCATTCTGCACATTGGCCGGGTCGATGACGGAACGGTTTCCGTGAATCAACATGTGAGGGCCCGCGTCGATGCCCCCCGGCGGGAGGCGATCCGCCGGGCACACTCGGCCACGCATGTCCTGCACCATGCCTTGCATGAACATCTTGGCAAGCATGCGCAACAAGCGGGAAGTAAGGTGGAACCCGACCGGCTGCGATTCGACTTTGCCAACCCCGAAGGCGTGGGCCGCGATCGGCTGAGAGCCATCGAGGAAACGGTCAATGACCGAATTTTACGGGGCGAGGCGATTCAGTGGCGAACGATGCCGCTTGAGGAGGCCAAGCAACTTGGCGCGATGGCGCTCTTCGGAGAAAAGTACCCGGATGTCGTTCGCGTGGTGGAGATGGGCGAGTTCTCCCGAGAGTTGTGCGGGGGCACGCATCTGGACAGCGTCGGCCAGATCGGCCTGTTCAAGATCGTTGGCGAGGAGTCGGTTGCGGCCGGGACCCGTCGCGTGGTCGCCCTGACGGGCAAGGCGGCACTCGATTACGTGCGTCAGGAGGAGGACGCGCTCGCGGCCGTCGCCAGTACGTTGAAGGTCCCCGTACAGCAGGCGGCTGATCGGGTTTCGGCGCTGCTGGAGGAGATCAAGACGCTCAAGAAGCAGGCCAGCCAACGCAGAGAAACGCCGAAGGTTTCGGCCGATGCCCTACTTGAACATGTTCAGGAGATCGGCGGGGCGAAGGTGATTGCCGCTTCAGTTGAGGGGGTTGCCCCCGACGAACTTCGTCAGTTGATCGACGTGGCCCGGCGCAAGGTCGAGACCGGGCTGGGGGCGTTGCTGATCACCGCGTCGGAGGGGAAGGTCATCCTCGCCGCGGGGCTGACACCCGACCTGGTCGAGCGGGGACTTCATGCGGGCAACTGGCTGAAGCAGGTGGCTCCGGTGGTGGGTGGCGGTGGCGGTGGCCGTCCGGATTTCGCCCAGGCCGGAGGGAAGAATCCCCAGGCGATTCCTCAGGCGATCGAGAAAGCCCTTCAGGTGGTGCGCGAGGCACTTGGCGGCTGA
- a CDS encoding HD domain-containing protein — protein MHWTDRVYGESAITDPDLRALIACPTVQRLKGIRQAGPSALAFAFKAVTRFEHSLGVHLLLRRLGADRREQVAGLLHDISHTAFSHAVDFLYESDEQNHHELIKPSFLNRPDLVVAIERLGFTPADFYDDAIYPLLERPLPWLCADRIDYFFRDSLACGVSTPEAVSRMLAALDVIDQTIVFTEVSAAREAVHLFDIMNREWWASPTEAYIYNEFAIALRTAFDAGLLVEDDLMADDAHVLAKLRASGDPTITDALDRIAHFDLDCLVDYIPKVTPKLRWLDPPVKVGSSFQRLSQF, from the coding sequence ATGCATTGGACAGATCGGGTCTACGGGGAATCGGCGATTACCGACCCCGATCTGCGAGCGCTCATCGCATGCCCAACCGTCCAACGGCTCAAGGGAATCCGACAGGCTGGTCCGTCAGCTCTGGCGTTCGCGTTCAAGGCAGTCACGCGATTCGAACACAGCCTGGGGGTCCATCTCTTGCTCCGTCGCCTCGGGGCTGACCGCCGTGAACAGGTCGCCGGGCTCCTGCACGACATCTCGCACACCGCGTTTTCTCACGCGGTCGACTTCCTCTACGAATCCGACGAACAAAACCATCACGAGTTGATCAAGCCCTCATTCCTCAATCGCCCAGACCTGGTCGTGGCAATCGAGCGTCTCGGGTTCACCCCCGCCGACTTCTACGACGACGCGATCTATCCCCTCCTGGAACGGCCTCTGCCCTGGCTCTGTGCCGACCGAATCGACTACTTCTTCCGCGATAGCCTGGCCTGCGGTGTCTCGACCCCCGAGGCCGTCTCCCGAATGCTCGCCGCGCTGGACGTGATCGATCAAACGATCGTCTTCACCGAGGTCTCCGCCGCTCGGGAAGCAGTTCATCTCTTTGACATCATGAACCGGGAGTGGTGGGCCAGCCCCACCGAAGCCTATATTTACAACGAGTTCGCCATCGCTCTCCGCACCGCCTTCGATGCCGGTCTCCTCGTCGAAGACGACCTCATGGCCGACGACGCCCATGTGCTTGCCAAACTGAGAGCGTCGGGCGATCCGACCATTACCGATGCCCTCGACCGGATCGCCCACTTCGACCTTGATTGCCTGGTCGATTACATTCCCAAGGTCACGCCGAAGCTCCGATGGCTCGATCCACCGGTCAAGGTCGGCTCATCGTTCCAGCGATTGTCTCAGTTCTGA
- a CDS encoding ABC transporter permease yields MSDEAKPSPDASPTGLRVLAWLRDSEAGLVGAILAVVGLIYVVAPGPSFLFEPGTPRAFFTSYNLQTLFHVTALFGVLAVGVAVVIIAGGIDLSIGAMVALSAVVAAKLMTSWLPGIGEAGPWTTGILVAASVTLLGWIGLNLQIRRWANLLITGSIPAAVIAAGVGVISGPRDPGSWVVALVEIGALAALVFGLRRGADEQAGASAAALVWGLAAGALTGWGSGGNGSMASMALVVAASSLAILIGVVLHLRKGAVVFGLLVGAAVLWGISSGESSSASVPIGTIVASVTLSLLLGLAIGSGHAFLINAFKLPPFIATLATLAGLRSLAMILSENRSITVSDRTFRVLGSEYWVTIPLFLVVAGLLSLMMGKTVLGRHLYALGGNESAARLSGLPTRRLKTVSYAISGLLAALGGVLFLGNTGSANPTMGFAYELSAITAAVVGGCSLAGGVGSIRGTVLGLVLIRIVINGTGLVVEGIEPSQIEGLVLGVVVVLAVGFNQRFRLKH; encoded by the coding sequence ATGAGCGACGAGGCGAAACCGTCCCCGGACGCTTCCCCGACCGGCTTGAGAGTCCTGGCCTGGCTGCGGGACTCGGAAGCTGGGCTGGTCGGGGCGATCCTTGCGGTCGTGGGTCTTATTTACGTGGTGGCGCCGGGTCCGAGCTTTTTGTTTGAGCCGGGGACCCCTCGGGCGTTTTTCACGTCCTACAACCTGCAAACGCTCTTCCATGTGACTGCCCTGTTCGGCGTGCTTGCCGTGGGGGTGGCCGTGGTGATCATTGCAGGGGGGATCGATCTGTCGATCGGTGCGATGGTGGCACTCTCGGCCGTGGTCGCGGCGAAGCTCATGACCTCGTGGTTGCCCGGCATTGGAGAGGCCGGGCCTTGGACGACCGGAATCCTGGTCGCGGCTTCCGTGACGTTGCTCGGGTGGATCGGCTTGAATCTCCAGATCCGACGCTGGGCAAACCTCTTGATCACGGGCTCGATTCCAGCTGCGGTGATCGCAGCGGGGGTCGGTGTGATTTCGGGACCAAGGGATCCGGGCTCGTGGGTGGTGGCCCTGGTTGAGATTGGGGCGTTAGCAGCTCTGGTGTTCGGCTTGCGGCGAGGTGCGGATGAGCAGGCCGGAGCATCGGCGGCGGCCCTGGTGTGGGGGTTAGCCGCAGGAGCGCTGACCGGCTGGGGATCGGGCGGCAATGGTTCGATGGCCTCGATGGCTTTGGTGGTGGCGGCATCGAGCCTCGCCATCCTGATAGGCGTGGTGCTGCATCTGCGAAAGGGGGCGGTGGTTTTTGGGCTGCTGGTAGGTGCGGCCGTTCTGTGGGGGATCTCCTCCGGTGAAAGTTCTTCGGCCAGTGTACCGATCGGCACAATTGTGGCCTCGGTGACACTTTCGCTTCTTCTGGGGCTGGCGATCGGGTCCGGTCACGCGTTTCTGATCAATGCGTTCAAGCTGCCCCCGTTCATCGCGACCTTGGCCACGCTGGCGGGATTAAGAAGCCTGGCGATGATCCTGAGCGAGAATCGGAGCATCACGGTTTCTGATCGGACCTTTCGGGTGCTGGGGAGCGAGTACTGGGTGACAATTCCGTTGTTCCTGGTCGTCGCCGGGCTCCTGAGTCTGATGATGGGCAAGACGGTTCTGGGACGACACCTCTATGCCCTGGGAGGGAACGAGTCGGCCGCTCGACTCAGCGGCTTGCCGACGAGGAGGCTCAAGACCGTTTCGTACGCCATCTCAGGACTTCTTGCGGCCCTGGGCGGGGTACTGTTTCTGGGCAATACCGGATCGGCCAACCCGACGATGGGCTTCGCTTACGAACTCTCGGCGATCACGGCGGCTGTGGTGGGAGGCTGTAGCCTTGCCGGCGGTGTCGGTTCGATCCGAGGGACGGTCCTCGGTCTGGTTCTCATCCGGATCGTCATCAACGGGACGGGTTTGGTGGTCGAAGGGATCGAGCCGAGCCAGATTGAGGGCTTGGTGCTGGGTGTTGTGGTGGTCTTGGCGGTTGGATTCAACCAAAGATTCCGCCTGAAGCACTGA
- a CDS encoding substrate-binding domain-containing protein: MNGIPRRCLAWVAFVALGGVISGCGGGGSGGQATAVIGPDGPRLIFISNTNSDWWSAVEKGMQDGGTEFGAEVSLRRNDGQVQGQIDKLREVLSMPDVHGVAISALEANAPGVIDAMNDLQKAGKVVITIDSDVDPSHASARRAYIGTNNAEAGRVAGQALALLRPEGGKMAMFVGAASAANARAREEGVLEGAGDAFERTQTWEDGGDHSRARQNVQSALSKTPDLEALVGLYSYNATGIAEEMANSPQVRERVTVVTFDLDEAARPHLNLGNIDATICQNPYEMGRLGVQLLKALIEEDEATVAEILPDGEYRDTGVRVVVPQTDSPVSELRDEGLDVLTIDEMNSWLESKGLQST; encoded by the coding sequence GTGAATGGCATCCCACGGAGATGCCTCGCTTGGGTGGCGTTCGTCGCCCTCGGAGGAGTTATCTCAGGTTGTGGCGGAGGGGGTTCCGGGGGGCAGGCGACCGCGGTGATTGGTCCAGACGGTCCCCGATTGATCTTCATCTCGAACACCAATTCCGACTGGTGGAGCGCCGTCGAGAAAGGGATGCAGGACGGCGGCACCGAGTTTGGGGCGGAGGTTAGCCTGCGTCGTAACGATGGTCAGGTGCAGGGGCAGATCGACAAGCTTCGAGAGGTGTTGAGCATGCCGGACGTGCATGGCGTGGCGATCTCAGCGCTGGAAGCGAATGCCCCCGGTGTGATCGATGCCATGAACGACCTGCAAAAGGCGGGCAAGGTGGTCATCACGATCGATTCGGATGTCGACCCGTCCCACGCCAGCGCCAGAAGGGCGTACATTGGCACGAACAATGCCGAGGCCGGCCGGGTTGCCGGTCAGGCCCTCGCCCTGCTTCGTCCGGAAGGTGGGAAGATGGCGATGTTTGTCGGAGCGGCCTCGGCGGCGAATGCTCGGGCTCGCGAGGAAGGTGTGCTCGAAGGGGCGGGCGACGCCTTCGAACGAACCCAGACCTGGGAAGACGGCGGCGACCACAGCCGGGCTCGGCAGAATGTGCAGAGCGCGTTGTCGAAGACCCCGGACCTCGAGGCGTTGGTCGGACTATACTCGTACAACGCAACAGGAATTGCCGAGGAGATGGCCAACTCACCTCAGGTGAGGGAGCGGGTGACGGTTGTGACCTTCGACCTCGATGAGGCGGCCCGTCCGCACCTGAATCTTGGGAACATTGATGCGACCATCTGTCAGAATCCTTACGAGATGGGGCGGCTCGGCGTTCAATTACTCAAGGCCTTGATCGAGGAGGATGAGGCCACGGTGGCGGAGATTCTCCCGGACGGGGAATACCGCGATACCGGGGTCAGGGTCGTGGTTCCGCAGACCGATTCTCCCGTCTCGGAACTGCGCGACGAAGGGCTAGACGTTCTGACGATCGACGAAATGAATTCGTGGCTGGAGAGCAAGGGACTGCAATCGACATGA
- the recA gene encoding recombinase RecA: protein MNTTISQIEKSFGAGAIMRLGEQSHLNIAGISTGALSLDLALGGKGLPRGRIIELFGPESSGKTTIALHAVASAQRAGGVAAVIDAEHALDPSWCKRLGVDIESLLVSQPSSAEEALQIAEMLVMSNAVDVIVLDSVAALVPKAEIEGEIGDSHVGLQARLMSQALRKLTGGVSRSKSVMIFINQIREKIGVMFGSPETTPGGRALKFYSSCRIDVRRIGSVKDGEDVVGSRVKVKIVKNKVAPPFRVCEFDMMYDQGISREGDLMDLGIADKIIEKSGSWFNYGDTRLGQGRENAKQFLRDNPAISEEITARIMAKHNPAESHYAAPGDNGDLSDDESEAFAEE, encoded by the coding sequence TTGAACACGACGATCAGCCAGATCGAAAAGTCGTTCGGCGCCGGGGCGATTATGAGGTTGGGCGAGCAAAGCCATCTGAACATCGCGGGGATCTCGACCGGAGCTTTGTCGCTCGACCTGGCCCTGGGCGGCAAGGGGTTGCCCCGCGGTCGGATCATTGAGCTGTTCGGTCCCGAGTCGAGTGGGAAGACGACCATTGCCCTGCACGCGGTGGCCAGCGCCCAGCGAGCCGGAGGGGTTGCGGCGGTTATCGACGCCGAGCACGCGCTCGACCCGTCGTGGTGCAAGCGCCTGGGGGTCGACATCGAATCATTGCTGGTCAGTCAGCCGAGCAGTGCCGAGGAAGCGCTTCAGATTGCCGAGATGCTGGTGATGTCCAACGCGGTCGATGTGATCGTGCTCGACTCGGTGGCCGCCCTGGTGCCGAAGGCCGAAATTGAGGGTGAGATCGGCGACAGCCATGTCGGCCTTCAGGCTCGATTGATGAGTCAGGCCTTAAGGAAGTTGACCGGTGGAGTCTCACGATCCAAGAGCGTGATGATCTTCATCAATCAGATCCGAGAAAAGATCGGCGTGATGTTCGGGAGTCCCGAGACGACGCCGGGGGGCCGGGCCTTGAAGTTTTATAGCTCGTGCCGGATCGACGTACGGCGGATCGGCTCGGTCAAGGACGGCGAGGATGTGGTTGGCAGTCGGGTGAAGGTCAAGATTGTCAAGAACAAGGTCGCGCCACCGTTCCGCGTCTGTGAGTTCGACATGATGTATGACCAGGGGATCAGCCGCGAAGGGGACCTGATGGACCTGGGAATCGCGGACAAGATCATCGAAAAATCGGGCTCGTGGTTCAACTACGGCGATACTCGGCTCGGCCAGGGGCGAGAGAACGCCAAGCAGTTCCTTCGCGACAATCCGGCGATTTCCGAGGAGATCACGGCTCGAATCATGGCCAAGCACAACCCCGCCGAATCTCACTATGCCGCGCCTGGCGACAACGGCGATCTTTCTGATGATGAGTCCGAAGCCTTTGCAGAGGAGTGA
- a CDS encoding PDZ domain-containing protein translates to MTYLLASALLALPVPFVPMPQDTPEPIDVITALEQAVTNAIEQARPAVVTIDRVKSEDGTTLAVRGRDAMRAPNNPNGVVFIDGFGMRNDGPASSDYVSYDFGSGVLVGEEGQILTTYHVVSGAERLFVRVQGIDPFEAEIIAADPRSDLAVIAPVGGMAPFAEGAFPDPIPIGDASTLRPGTFLVALGNSHNVSRDGQASASFGILANSARRLIAPSNDFGQVVPTMLQHYSTLFQLDSKLNLGMSGGAVVNLKGELMAITTASANAVGYDPRAGYAIPMDALGRHALDALIEGKEVEYGFLGISLSSPSNMIREVQPGTPAGEGGLLQGDSIEAVAGQPVTDFDGLVRAVNPLPVGDPVELTIRRDGRVLIKEVVLSKFPIEGEIIATTKSEAWRGLRIDFPSVISPRDELLTAMARGGVGVVEVISGTPAEEAGLRVGQIITQVDGKAVRTPRAFREAVKPLNGKDVRLSTDRGPIMIGPDGGASQIE, encoded by the coding sequence ATGACCTACCTGCTCGCCTCCGCCCTGCTTGCCCTGCCTGTACCATTCGTTCCGATGCCTCAGGACACTCCTGAGCCGATCGACGTCATCACAGCTTTGGAACAGGCGGTCACCAATGCCATCGAGCAAGCTCGCCCTGCGGTCGTGACGATCGACCGAGTGAAGTCTGAGGATGGCACGACACTCGCCGTCCGTGGACGAGACGCGATGCGAGCGCCCAACAACCCGAACGGTGTGGTGTTCATCGACGGTTTTGGCATGCGCAACGATGGCCCCGCTTCCTCGGACTATGTTTCCTACGACTTCGGGTCGGGCGTTCTCGTGGGCGAGGAGGGGCAGATCCTGACGACCTACCATGTCGTGTCGGGCGCAGAACGGTTGTTCGTTCGGGTTCAAGGGATCGATCCGTTTGAGGCCGAAATCATCGCCGCCGATCCGAGAAGCGATCTGGCGGTGATCGCTCCGGTCGGGGGGATGGCCCCGTTTGCCGAAGGTGCCTTTCCCGACCCTATCCCGATTGGAGACGCGTCGACGCTTCGTCCGGGTACGTTTCTCGTTGCGCTGGGGAATTCGCACAATGTATCGAGGGACGGGCAAGCGTCGGCCAGCTTCGGGATTCTGGCCAACTCGGCTCGTCGATTGATCGCGCCGAGTAACGATTTCGGACAGGTCGTACCGACGATGCTCCAGCATTATTCGACCCTCTTTCAGCTCGACTCGAAGCTCAACCTCGGCATGAGCGGTGGCGCGGTCGTGAACCTGAAGGGGGAGCTGATGGCCATTACGACCGCCTCGGCCAATGCCGTCGGGTACGACCCGAGAGCTGGCTATGCCATTCCGATGGACGCGCTCGGCCGCCACGCGCTCGATGCCTTAATCGAAGGGAAGGAGGTCGAATATGGCTTCCTTGGCATTTCGCTGAGCAGTCCCTCGAACATGATCCGAGAGGTCCAGCCGGGGACTCCGGCCGGCGAGGGAGGATTACTTCAGGGAGACTCGATCGAAGCAGTGGCCGGACAGCCGGTGACTGACTTCGATGGCCTGGTGCGAGCGGTGAATCCGCTGCCAGTGGGTGACCCGGTTGAGTTGACCATCCGACGCGATGGTCGTGTCTTGATCAAGGAAGTCGTCCTTTCCAAATTCCCGATCGAAGGAGAGATCATTGCCACGACCAAGAGTGAAGCCTGGCGAGGCCTCCGGATCGACTTTCCGAGTGTGATCTCTCCCCGAGATGAACTGTTGACGGCGATGGCTCGGGGTGGGGTTGGCGTGGTCGAGGTGATCTCAGGGACTCCGGCGGAGGAAGCGGGCCTACGGGTCGGCCAGATCATCACTCAGGTTGACGGCAAGGCGGTTCGGACTCCACGGGCCTTTCGAGAGGCGGTCAAGCCCTTGAACGGCAAGGACGTTCGGCTGAGCACCGATCGGGGTCCAATCATGATCGGGCCGGACGGAGGAGCGTCCCAGATCGAGTGA
- the thpR gene encoding RNA 2',3'-cyclic phosphodiesterase: MTRTFLAVELPEPTRLAVERLQEDLRASQPGLRWTAPQLLHLTLAFLGDVPTRALDRIGDAVAEAVATIPRFLLELQGLGAFPTPTRARVLWVGLAGEALELLTDLQRSVVAATKAVGLPPADGRFHPHVTIGRSKAGRGPSPNLAAVCEQSQGWKAGPLPVETVVTMASELTPRGPIYRVVRSAPLAATSP; this comes from the coding sequence ATGACCCGGACCTTCCTTGCCGTTGAGCTTCCCGAGCCGACCCGTCTCGCCGTCGAGCGACTTCAAGAAGACTTGCGCGCGTCTCAGCCGGGCCTGCGGTGGACGGCCCCTCAGCTCCTCCATCTGACCCTCGCGTTTCTCGGTGACGTGCCGACGAGGGCACTTGACCGGATCGGTGACGCGGTTGCCGAGGCCGTCGCTACCATTCCCCGGTTCCTCCTGGAGTTGCAGGGGTTGGGGGCGTTCCCGACCCCAACCCGGGCTCGGGTTCTCTGGGTCGGGCTTGCAGGGGAGGCGCTTGAGTTGCTTACCGATCTGCAACGGTCCGTCGTGGCCGCAACGAAGGCGGTCGGGTTGCCTCCGGCCGATGGTCGGTTTCATCCTCACGTCACGATTGGGCGATCGAAAGCGGGTCGAGGTCCCTCACCGAATCTGGCAGCAGTGTGTGAGCAGTCTCAAGGGTGGAAGGCCGGACCGTTGCCGGTCGAAACCGTTGTCACAATGGCGTCGGAGCTGACACCCAGAGGGCCGATCTATCGGGTCGTGCGATCTGCGCCTTTGGCTGCAACATCGCCTTGA